The following are encoded in a window of Geotrypetes seraphini chromosome 5, aGeoSer1.1, whole genome shotgun sequence genomic DNA:
- the LOC117360638 gene encoding START domain-containing protein 10-like → MAGEPLQVPDDAAFGSFKTQCEAEQGWLSKYSKDGIGIWVQPPPSQGGKAPALHKVKGQITIKDVAADTVYDVLHDAAYRRKWDTGMIETHDIARLSANADVGYYSWKCPKPLKNRDVVTLRSWLVLDNHRMILSFSVKHPEYPPRKDLVRAVSLLAGYLITATGPNSCTVTYLAQVDPKGSLPKWVVNKCTQFLAPKVLKKLHQACVNYPAWKQKNKLHFKPWLYPEQNTIPCISLSQLSIQHAASLENIDESNLAEEQGENSDDDNWDKK, encoded by the exons ATGGCCGGGGAGCCCTTGCAGGTGCCCGATGATGCCGCTTTCGGCTCCTTCAAGACGCAGTGCGAGGCTGAGCAAGGCTGGCTCAGCAAATACAGTAAAGACGGCATTGGCATCTGGGTCCAGCCGCCTCCATCTCAGGGCGGCAAAGCCCCGGCCTTGCACAAGGTGAAg GGTCAGATTACCATCAAGGATGTGGCAGCAGACACAGTGTATGATGTGCTTCATGATGCAGCCTACCGCAGGAAATGGGACACGGGCATGATTGAGACACATGATATTGCACGCCTGAGTGCTAATGCCGATGTTGGTTACTACTCCT GGAAATGTCCAAAACCCCTGAAGAATCGAGACGTGGTGACCCTGAGGTCGTGGCTTGTTTTGGATAATCATCGAATGATCCTCAGCTTTTCAGTCAAACACCCT GAGTATCCTCCCAGGAAAGACTTGGTACGAGCAGTCTCCTTGCTGGCTGGTTACCTTATCACTGCAACTGGGCCCAATAGCTGCACTGTCACTTACTTGGCTCAGGTTGATCCCAAAG GCTCCCTGCCAAAATGGGTAGTGAATAAATGCACCCAGTTCCTGGCCCCTAAG GTTCTCAAGAAACTGCACCAGGCATGTGTGAATTACCCAGCTTGGAAGCAAAAGAACAAGCTTCACTTCAAACCTTGGCTCTATCCAGAGCAGAACACAATTCCCTGCATCTCCCTCTCCCAGTTGAGTATACAGCATGCAGCCTCCCTGGAAAATATTGATGAGAGCAACCTGGCAGAGGAGCAGGGGGAGAACAGTGATGACGACAACTGGGACAAGAAGTAA